The genome window TCTGCTCTACCGATTGTGGAAAAAGCATTTGTAACTTCAGGGAATTGTTTTGCCTCTTTTTCTATAAATTGGGCTATTTTTTCTGCTTCTTCCAAGGAAATGTTAGGGTCCAGATACACCTCTATAAGAACTGCTCCTTCGTCCAGCTCAGGTGTGAATTCTGTTCCTATCTTTGTAAGCAGGTATAGACTTCCTGCAAATAAAATGACTGTGGTTATTACCAGTGCCCAACCAATTTTCATTGCTGTATTTAATAGTTTTGTATAGGCTTTCTGTATAATTTCCATGATAAATGTTGTTTCTTTACCTGGTTTTAGCCCAAAGTATGCCAGAACTGGCATAGCTACAAGGGCAACGAATAAAGATGATGCAAGGGCAAATATTATTGTTATAGCGAGGGGTTTGAAATATTTTCCTTCTACAGATTCAAAACTGAATATAGGGAGGAAAACTACCATTATTATTAAAATTGCAAAAACAACAGGTTTTGTGATTTCCTGAACAGATAGTTTTATTATTTCCAGTTTTGAAAGTTTATCTTTGCTTGAACAGTGACTTAGATGTCTAAAGATATTTTCAATAACAACAACTGTAGCATCAGCAAATAGTCCCAGACCGATGGCAAGTCCGCCAAGTGACATAAGATTTGCTGTGATGCCAAAATGTTTCATAAGTATGAATGATATTAGTAATGTGAAAGGAATAGAAAGGATTACAAGAAATGCAGCTCTAATATTTCCTAAGTAAAAAATCATAGCAATAGAAACAAGTATTATTCCTTCCAGTAATGCTTTTTCAATAGTTGAAAGGGCTTTACTTGTGAGATATGACTGGTCATACAGAAGTTTGATTTTTACACCTTGAGGTAGAACTTCTTTGTTAATTCTGTCTATTTCCTTTTTTATTTTTTCTACTAATTCCTGGGTATTAGTCCCTATTCTTTTTAAAATTATATTCCCCTGGATTTCTTTACCATTTAGGGTAAATGCTCCTCTCCTCTGGGGTACTTCTCCTTCTTCTACCCGGGCTACATCTTTTATTTTTATAACCTGTCCATCTATTACTTTGACAGGTATATTTTTTATCTGTTCTATTGAGGTTATACTGGATACACTTCTTATAACCAGGTCTCCTTCAGGTGTTTTGGTATATCCTCCTCCTGCCAGACCTCCATTTTTTTCAACTGCTTCAAATAAATCTCCTAAGGTAATGCTGTATTTAAGGAGCTTATCCATAAGTGGTTTTATAAGGAATGCCTTTTCTGGACCCCACTGAACTATATCTTCAACTCCCTGAATAGATTTAATAATTGGTCTAACTGTCCATTCCTGAATGGCTTTTAAATCGGTTAATGAGTATTTGCCTGTTTCATCAACAATAGCATACAGGAGGACATTTCCGAGACCTGATGTATTGGGTCCCATTATAGGAACAATTCCTTCAGGTAGTTGGCTTTGGGCTTCAGGAAGTTTTTCCATAACAAGTCTTCTATCAAAGTATATGTCTGTTCCGTCTTTAAAAAATATAGAAACATAAGATAGACCTGGAATACTTTCACTTCTTACTTTTTCTACATCTTTAATCCCTGACATTACAGTTTCTATTTTTTTTGTAATGAGAGCTTCTACTTCTTCAGCAGAGTAGCCAGGTGCTTCAGTATATATATTCACCTGTAATGGTGTAGGGTCGGGAAAAGTATCTACTGGAATAGTTTTAAAGGCATAATATCCATATCCTAAAAGCCCTACTATTGCAAAAATAACCAGTATTCTATAATGAAGTATTGTTGATATCATTTTTTATCCTCCTTTTATTCTTCCTCTGCTTCCCCAAAAAATCTGGATTTTAAGTGTAAGGTACCTTTGTAAACAACTTCTGTTCCTTCTTTCAGGCCAGCGATAAGGTGATAATAATTTCCAACTCTTTTTCCTATCTGTATTTTTACAGGATAAAAATATCCGTTTTCATAAACGAAAGCGTATGTTTCATTTCCGTGGAACACTACAGCTGAAGCAGGTATATAAAGGGAAGGAGGAAGCTTTAAAGAAAGAAGAACATCAACATACATTTGAGGTTTTAGTATATCGTCCTGATTGTAGGAGATAATCCTAACAGGATTTCTCTTTGTTTTTGGGTCTATATGGTGTCCTATTATTTTGACTATACCTTCTGTAGTTCCTAATGGGGATTTGACTTTTACTTTAAGACCTTTTTTAAAGAGGGTGATATCTGTTAAGGGTATAAAAGCAACAACCCATAATTTATCATGTTCATGTAATTTGTAAATCTCTTTATCAGGTCCAACGCTTTCCCCAATAACAACGTTCTGTCGTGCAACAAATCCATTTATGTTTGACCTTAAAATTAATTTTCCGTCTTTAACTTCTCCGTATGCTTTCAAACTCTTTTTCAGGGCTTTTACTTTTCCAAGTAAATTTTCATATTTAATTTTTGCAGAAAAGTATCTGGAATAAGGAATTACCTTTTTTTCGTATAATTCTTTTTCCCTTTCATATAATTTTCTGGCATTCTCTAACTCTACCTTTGCCATATATAGTTCTGCCTGAAGCTGAGTAATCTGAGGTGATTGTATTTCTGCTAATTTTTGCCCTTTTTTGACAAAATCCCCTTCTATAACAAAGAGTTTGTATACTATCCCTTCAACAGGAGAGTAAACTTTTTGTGAAAGATTAAGGTCATCTTTAACAATACCAGGGTAGCTTTTATCAATTGTTATTGTTTGCTTTTTTATAGAAATAGTGGCTATCCCTATATCTTTAATCATTTCAGGTGATAATTTTATTTTTTCCTGGGCATATGTACCGAAAAATAAAAGTAAGAAGACTAAAGTTATCACTTTATTTCTCATTTTGAACCTCCTATTTTTATAAGGGTTGAAACTTCTAAATGGTACTGTTTGGCAAGGTCTATTTTGTAAAGCAATGTTTCAAAATACTGCTTTCTGGCATTGGAGTAATCCAGGTATGTAGTTGTCTGTAATTTATAACTTTCTTCTGCAAGTTTGAGTGCTTCCTTTACAGTGGGTAATATATTCTTTTCAAGTTTAGTTATCTGGGTTTTTAAAAGGTCTAATCTGGAAAGGGTATTTTCTATCTGGGAATTATAAACATTCTTTTCCTGTTTTAACAGGAAGAGTAATTCTTTTTTGTTGTTTACAAGCTTTATTATTTCTCCCTGTCGTCTATAAATTACAGGAATTTCGGAAGTTATGGATATCCCAGCATCATATTTCCCTAAATCAACCTCATCTTCGCTTATAACTAAACCTACTTTTATTTGTGGTTTACTTAAGGCTTTTTGTCTTTTAATTTGAAAATCTATGCTTTTTATAAGAAATTCTAAATATTTTAATCTGGGGATGTTCTCTTTTTTAAAGGATTTAATATCCTCCAGAGAAAATAAATTTCCTTCTATATCCTCTATTTTTTTTCCAGATAAAGAGGATAAGGTATTCAGACTGTTTTGGTATTCCTGTTTTAACTGGGCAAGTTGAATTTTAGATAGTTCCAGTTCTTTTTCAACTCTGAGTAAATTCAGGGAAGTTATTTCACCTGCTTCATAACTTTTTTTCAAAAACTCATACATCTGGGAAAGGTTCTGAATTTCTTGTTCTTTTACTTTTAGCTTTTCTTTCAGGGCAAGGGTGGTATAAAAGTTTTTATATACTTCAGAGATAACCTTATTTTTTTCTATTTCCAGTATATAAGAGAAAGCTTTCTCTTTTTGTTTGACAGAGAGAATTTCAAATTTCCTATCTCCCCATAGTCTTAAAGGTTGCGATATTTCAAATGTAGTTATGTTAATTCCGTTGTCTCCTGCCTGGGAGTACAGTCTGCCAAGCTCAACTGAAATTTCTGGGTTTGGTAAAGCTTTTGCCTTTTTAAGTTCTCCTTTTACTGCGTCTAACTTAAAGCTGGCAGATTTTATAAAGCCGTTATTTTTCAACGTCAGTTGAATAATATCATCAATTGTTTCTCCTATAGCAAAAGTTGCAAATA of Persephonella sp. IF05-L8 contains these proteins:
- a CDS encoding CusA/CzcA family heavy metal efflux RND transporter; this encodes MISTILHYRILVIFAIVGLLGYGYYAFKTIPVDTFPDPTPLQVNIYTEAPGYSAEEVEALITKKIETVMSGIKDVEKVRSESIPGLSYVSIFFKDGTDIYFDRRLVMEKLPEAQSQLPEGIVPIMGPNTSGLGNVLLYAIVDETGKYSLTDLKAIQEWTVRPIIKSIQGVEDIVQWGPEKAFLIKPLMDKLLKYSITLGDLFEAVEKNGGLAGGGYTKTPEGDLVIRSVSSITSIEQIKNIPVKVIDGQVIKIKDVARVEEGEVPQRRGAFTLNGKEIQGNIILKRIGTNTQELVEKIKKEIDRINKEVLPQGVKIKLLYDQSYLTSKALSTIEKALLEGIILVSIAMIFYLGNIRAAFLVILSIPFTLLISFILMKHFGITANLMSLGGLAIGLGLFADATVVVIENIFRHLSHCSSKDKLSKLEIIKLSVQEITKPVVFAILIIMVVFLPIFSFESVEGKYFKPLAITIIFALASSLFVALVAMPVLAYFGLKPGKETTFIMEIIQKAYTKLLNTAMKIGWALVITTVILFAGSLYLLTKIGTEFTPELDEGAVLIEVYLDPNISLEEAEKIAQFIEKEAKQFPEVTNAFSTIGRAEKGEVQDVNYIETWILLKPYKEWQQFKNRKEFEEALREKLKDLPVAGLIFTQPIAMRVEELLSGVKATVAVKIFGDDLNKINELAYQIEEIAKNTKGSKDVETEAQTGKLQLQIIPKYHVLYKYGFSIEDILSLVGNYMAGVKVNELRKGLISFPIFVKLPDNALNDIEKIKNIPFYKDDNGVLLRLGDVADVKIVPGFFKIRHENGLRYALVQLNIEGRDLGGFIKELRENIHKQVKFPEGYFVRFAGQFENQERAMKRLSIVVPIAILLIFLLLFINYNSIKDSLIIMLNVPFATIGGIVALYISGFNLSVPAAIGFIAVFGIATLNGVVLVSYIRQMLEEGFDIDKAIEKATRLRLRPILITATAASLGLVPILFMNDIGSEIQKPIAVVVIGGIFTSTFLTLVLLPVVYKYTALLSKK
- a CDS encoding efflux RND transporter periplasmic adaptor subunit, with product MRNKVITLVFLLLFFGTYAQEKIKLSPEMIKDIGIATISIKKQTITIDKSYPGIVKDDLNLSQKVYSPVEGIVYKLFVIEGDFVKKGQKLAEIQSPQITQLQAELYMAKVELENARKLYEREKELYEKKVIPYSRYFSAKIKYENLLGKVKALKKSLKAYGEVKDGKLILRSNINGFVARQNVVIGESVGPDKEIYKLHEHDKLWVVAFIPLTDITLFKKGLKVKVKSPLGTTEGIVKIIGHHIDPKTKRNPVRIISYNQDDILKPQMYVDVLLSLKLPPSLYIPASAVVFHGNETYAFVYENGYFYPVKIQIGKRVGNYYHLIAGLKEGTEVVYKGTLHLKSRFFGEAEEE
- a CDS encoding TolC family protein, with the translated sequence MLRILSVFLLFATFAIGETIDDIIQLTLKNNGFIKSASFKLDAVKGELKKAKALPNPEISVELGRLYSQAGDNGINITTFEISQPLRLWGDRKFEILSVKQKEKAFSYILEIEKNKVISEVYKNFYTTLALKEKLKVKEQEIQNLSQMYEFLKKSYEAGEITSLNLLRVEKELELSKIQLAQLKQEYQNSLNTLSSLSGKKIEDIEGNLFSLEDIKSFKKENIPRLKYLEFLIKSIDFQIKRQKALSKPQIKVGLVISEDEVDLGKYDAGISITSEIPVIYRRQGEIIKLVNNKKELLFLLKQEKNVYNSQIENTLSRLDLLKTQITKLEKNILPTVKEALKLAEESYKLQTTTYLDYSNARKQYFETLLYKIDLAKQYHLEVSTLIKIGGSK